One Deinococcus aestuarii genomic window, CTCGGCGGCGGGCGAGTAGGAAAGCCAGGAGGGCCGGGGCTCGTCACCTCGGCTCCCTTCAGTTTTCCCGCCGCCGAAACGCCAGCGCCACCAGGAAGATCGCCGTGTTGACGAGCACGATGGTCGCGCCGGGCGCCGTGTCGAGGAAGTAGCTGAGGTACAGCCCGGTCACGCCCCCGGCCGCACCGAGCAGCGCCGCGAGCACGATCATCTTCCGCAGGCTGCGGGCGAGCAGGCGGGCGGCGGCGCTCGACGTGATCAGCAGGCTCACGCTCAGCGTCGTGCCCACGAGCTGCACCGTCAGCACGACGACCAGCCCGATCAGGATCAACAGCAGGCTTTCGAGGGCCCGCACCGGGAGGCCGATGGCCCGCGCCTCGGTGGGGTCGAAGGAGGCGAGCAGGAGTTCTTTTTGCACGGCGGTCAGGATGCCCCCCACGACGAGCGTGACGATGAGCGCCCCCCACAGGTCGCCCGGCGTGACGCCCAGCGGGTTCCCGATCAGGAAGTTGGTCAGGTCGGTGGTGAAGGTGGAGGCTTTTGAAAGCATCACCACGCCGAGCGCGAACATCCCCACGAACACGATGCCGATGGCGCTGTCCTGCTTGAGCCCGCCCCGCTGGCTGACGGCCCCGATCCCGAGCGCGGTGAGCACGGCGGCGACGAGCGCCCCGAGAAGCAGGTTCCCCCCCGTCAGGAACGCTCCCACGATGCCCGGCAACACCGCGTGGCTCATCGCGTCCCCGATGTAGCTCAGCCCCCGCAGCACCACCCACGCCCCGACGAGGGCGCACAGCACGCTGACGAGCACGACTGCCGCGAGTGCGCGCAGGAAGAAGTCGAACTGGAGGGGGTCGGTGAGCCAGGTCATCGGGGCCGCCCCCCGGTCCCCGGAGCGTTTGACGCAAGACGACTCGTCACCCTGAGCCCGGCGAAGGGTCTCTTCCAAGGCGCAGAAGAGGCTCCGCACTGCTCAGCCCGACCGTGTTCCCGTGTCGAAGGCGCTGCTACAGGGGGAGCGAAGGGCGGGGGGCACCTCGTCCCGGTGCCCTTGGCCGTCTGCCGTCTGCCCTCTCCCCCCATCACGCCTCCGCGTGGGTATGCCCGAGGTGGCTGGAGCTGAAGGTCGCCTCGATGTTGTGCGGGGTGTAGACCTCCTCCGGCGTGCCGTCCGCAATGACCCGCCGGTTGACGAGGACGAGGTGATCGCACCAGCGCCGCGCCTGCTCCAGGTCGTGCGTGACCATCACGACGGCCCGGCCCGCGTCCGCCTGGGCGCGCAGCAGGGCCATCAGTTGCTCCTGGGTGGCGGCGTCCACCCCGGTCAGCGGCTCGTCGAGGAGGAGGACCCGGGCGTCCCGCGCGAGCATTCGCGCCAGGAGCACCCGCTGGCGCTGCCCGCCGCTCAGCGCCCCGATGTGCCGCCCACGCAACTCGTACACGCCCGTCTGCCGCAGCGCGCCCGCCACCCGCTCGCGGTCGGCCCGGCTCGGCCAGCGCAGCCAGCCCACCCGCCCGGTGCGGCCCATCATCGCCACGTCCCAGACGGTCACGGGAAAGGCCCAGTCGAGCGTCTGCTGCTGCGGCACGTAGGCCACGTCGCCTTGCGCGCTGCCCCCGTCCGTAAAGGTCACCCGCCCGGCGGAGGGCACGTTCAGCCCCACCACCGTCTTGAGCAGCGTGCTCTTGCCCGCCCCATTCGGCCCGATCACCGCGGTGAAGCTGCCCGGCGCAAACTGCACCGTCGCCCCCTCCAGCGCCGTGTGCGCCCCGTACCGCACCGTCAGATTCTCCACCGCGAGCATCGGGCGAGCATAGCGTGATTGGAAGCAATATTGCGAATGCGGAATCAAGAGGCGCGGTCCTGCTTCAGCGCCCTCACCATCGTGTCCACGTTCGCCCGAAACGCCTTGAGGTACGTATCGCCCGCGCTCCCCTTCGGCCCCAGGGCGTCGGTGTAGAGGGGCGGGGCGATGGTCGCGCCAGTCTCACGGGCGAGCGTTTGGGCAAGGCGGGTGTTCAGCGTGTTCTCGGTGAAGATGACGCGGGCGCCGCTCCCCTTCACCGCCCCAATGAGGGTGGCGAGTTCGCGGGCGCTCGGCTCGCGCTCGGTGCCGAGGCCGGGGATGACGGTGCCGACGACGGTCAGGCCGTAACGCTCGGCGAGGTAGTGCAGGCTGTCGTGGTTGGTGACGACCTTGCGGCGGGCGGCGGGGACGGTGGTGAACTGTTTTTTCGCGTAGGCGTCGAGGGCCTGGAGCTGTCTCAGGTAGGCGGCGGCATTGTTCGCGTAAGTTGCCTTCCCGGCCGGGTCGAGCCGTGTGAGGACCGTCTGCACGTTCCGCACGTATCCGGCGGCGAGGGCCGGGTCCCACCAGGCGTGGGGATCGAGGGCGCCGTGGCCGTGCTCGTCCCCGTGGTCCTCCTCGTGCCCGGCCTCGCGCAGCTTCAGCCCCGCCGTCAGCTCGGTCACGGGCACCCCCGGCGCGGCGGCCCGCAGCTTCGGGAGCCAGGGTTCCAGGCCCGCCCCGTTGACGAACAGGGTGCGGCTGCCCGCCAGCCCGCGAATGGCGGCGGTGGTCGGCTGGAAGGCGTGGGTGTCCCCGCCGGGCGGCACGATCACGTTCACGCTCACCCTGTTCCCGCCGACCACCCGCACGAAGTCCGCGATGATCGTCGTCGTCGCGCTCACAGGCAGGGGCGCCGCCGAGGCCGTGCCCACTCCCAGGGTCAGCAGGAGGCTGGCGAGGGCGCCGCACCCGAGGAGGGACGGCCCCCCCCTCGTCATGTTGCCGTGTTCCGTCCGGTGGTCTTTGCGGGTCATAATGATAAGTCTTTATCACATCCTGTCGTCCGGCTGTGTGGTGTCCGTCCTCCCCCTGGCACCGCTTCCAGGCGGCGCCCTAGACTGCGCGCCATGACGCAAGCCGCCGTGCAGCCCGCCGTTCCCGACTGGTACAAGAGCGCCGTCTTCTACGAACTCTCCGTCCGCACCTTCGCCGATGGCAACGGCGACGGCAAGGGCGATTTTCCAGGCCTGACGGGTCGCCTCGACTACCTCAAGAACCTCGGGGTGGACTGCCTGTGGCTGCTGCCGTGGTACCCCAGCCCCCTGCGCGACGACGGCTACGACGTGGCCGACTACGTGGGCATCCACCCCGACCTGG contains:
- a CDS encoding metal ABC transporter permease is translated as MTWLTDPLQFDFFLRALAAVVLVSVLCALVGAWVVLRGLSYIGDAMSHAVLPGIVGAFLTGGNLLLGALVAAVLTALGIGAVSQRGGLKQDSAIGIVFVGMFALGVVMLSKASTFTTDLTNFLIGNPLGVTPGDLWGALIVTLVVGGILTAVQKELLLASFDPTEARAIGLPVRALESLLLILIGLVVVLTVQLVGTTLSVSLLITSSAAARLLARSLRKMIVLAALLGAAGGVTGLYLSYFLDTAPGATIVLVNTAIFLVALAFRRREN
- a CDS encoding metal ABC transporter ATP-binding protein is translated as MLAVENLTVRYGAHTALEGATVQFAPGSFTAVIGPNGAGKSTLLKTVVGLNVPSAGRVTFTDGGSAQGDVAYVPQQQTLDWAFPVTVWDVAMMGRTGRVGWLRWPSRADRERVAGALRQTGVYELRGRHIGALSGGQRQRVLLARMLARDARVLLLDEPLTGVDAATQEQLMALLRAQADAGRAVVMVTHDLEQARRWCDHLVLVNRRVIADGTPEEVYTPHNIEATFSSSHLGHTHAEA
- a CDS encoding metal ABC transporter solute-binding protein, Zn/Mn family, which encodes MTRGGPSLLGCGALASLLLTLGVGTASAAPLPVSATTTIIADFVRVVGGNRVSVNVIVPPGGDTHAFQPTTAAIRGLAGSRTLFVNGAGLEPWLPKLRAAAPGVPVTELTAGLKLREAGHEEDHGDEHGHGALDPHAWWDPALAAGYVRNVQTVLTRLDPAGKATYANNAAAYLRQLQALDAYAKKQFTTVPAARRKVVTNHDSLHYLAERYGLTVVGTVIPGLGTEREPSARELATLIGAVKGSGARVIFTENTLNTRLAQTLARETGATIAPPLYTDALGPKGSAGDTYLKAFRANVDTMVRALKQDRAS